TTCCTGGCACCATTCCCTTCTCGGCTGCCCGATGTCCCGGTGTGTTTGGGCATTATCGGATGAGCAGCTTGTGGAGCATGTATGTGCGTCTTCCTGTCCGGATGCGCGTGAATGGATTTTCCATCTCATTGATACAACTTTCCCATTCTGAATTCACGGGGATCCTACTGACCTTGTGGGCTATCTGGTCTGCGCGGAGGAAGGCCATTCACGAGTCAATATTCCAGAGCCCCGTGATGATTCATGGCTTCATGGTAAAGCTCTTGGCAGAACTTCAGGTGGTGCAAGCCCAGCCACGAGTGTAGGGGCAACCGAGGCCGCCGGCTCTGGCGCCGCGCTGGATTCCACCGCCAGCAGGGATGGTGAAGATAAATGTTGATGGTGGCATCGCAAAGACGAAGGACAAGGGTGCGGCCGCGGATGTATGCCGCGACGAGCATGGTCTCTGTCTAGGTTCATCGGCAAGGGTTTTCGATCATCTCACGGATCCGCCGACGCTGGAAGCAATGGCAGCTTTGGCCGAAGACTTGAACGTCCAGAGTGTGCATTGCCTCCAATGCACATGTGGTAATTAAGGGGCTTCTGGAGCGCACCCATTGCAGTTATAGCTCCATCCTTCGTGAAGTTGCTACTCGCAGCAATGCTTTTCTTGATGTCGTTTTTGTTTACGAAAGTAGGGACTTTAATAAAGATACGCATAATCTTATTAAAAGCGCTGCGTCGTTTGAAGACGGCCGATTCATTTGGCTTATCCAATCTATTACAGGAAGTCGttatatatattattatttttaaaaataataatataacGACTTCCTGTAATAGATTGTGATTACTGCCGCCGACATCATCGAGGTGAAAACAGGCGGAGTAGTTGCAAGCGCGCTGTGTTGCTTCGCTGGAAATCGCTGCCAGTAGCATTGGCGATTTTGGCGCTGCCACGGCAACCGGCCGGAATCACCTGACCTGTCGCTGCATTTCTGGGGCATCATGGCCTGGTTGCTCGCCGGCAAAGCTCTCAGGCCGATGGAGTTACCcagctttctcttcttcctgattttttttacaggttTGATTTTCCTTCCAGATTGGGCACTGGAGTCGGATGTTATTTACGAAAGCGTGCCACGCATAAAACCCCGGGTCTCTCACTTGGACTCAACCCTAGCTTTCCTCTTCTTCGGCCTTCCcacctctcctccgccgcgacgCCTCACGCCGCTTCTCCTCTCCCACCGCCGGCGAATTCGCCTCCACGAAGCAGCCGACGATGGAGGTGGACGGCGAAGCCCGCCCGTTCCTCGTCTTCTCCAAGCCCAAGTCCAACCGCAGGGCCGAGCCTCAGGCCCAAGTCCAGGCCCAGCCGAAACCCGCCAGGCCCGACcccgctcccgctcccgccgccgagACCGACTCCAGCTCCGGCTCCGACTCAGACTCCGAGCCGACGCCGACCGAGAACGGCGAACCCTGCCAAGCCGATGCGGCAGCGCCCGCCTCCTTCGCGGACCTCGGCCTGTCCGAGTGGCTGGTCGACGTGTGCAGCTCCCTGGGCATGCGCCGCCCGACGGACGTGCAGCGGCGGTGCATCCCGCGCGCTCTGGCCGGCGAGAACGTGCTCGGCATCGCCGAGACCGGCAGCGGCAAGACGGCCGCGTTCGCGCTCCCCATCCTGCACCGCCTCGGCGAGGACCCCTTCGGCGTCGCCGCGCTCGTCGTCACGCCCACGCGGGAGCTCGCCGCGCAGCTCGCCGAGCAGTTCCGGGCCCTCGGCTCTCCGCTCGGGCTCAGGTGCCTCGCGGCCATTGGAGGGTTCGACTCGCTCGCGCAGGCCAAGGGCCTCTCGCGCCGCCCACATGTTGTCGTGGCAACACCCGGCCGCATCGCCACGCTCATCAACAACGACCCCGACCTCGCCAAAGTTTTCGCCCGCACCAAGGTTTGGCATCCTGTTTTTATCTTTTAGTGGCTATACGCGAATATAGGACTAGTTGCTCAACCTACTTGTGCCTACTGCTTGCTCCCATCTGCAAACTGTACATTGAAATTTCTCCTCTTAACGCAAAATGTATGTGGCTTGGTTGTTATTGGAAGGGAAAAAAGAATATGCCACATGACTTCCTGTAGAGAATTTTAGTTGATGTGTTATCTTGCAACGGAGTGGTTGTGATCTTTTGGGATTACCTGCATATAAGAACATAGgaatattatttattttttactgGAAACTGTAGGGGAAGCCCCTACAGCAATTTATTAAAACCAACATAGGAATATTGTGCTGCTTATTTTCAGTGATGAGCTTATATGTATATATCCCTTGGCCGAGGTGTTTCCTTGTCCTTGGTACCGAAATGGTAGCAAACTATGCATAGCACATTAATGTGGATATGTATATATTGTGCTGCTTATTTTCAGTGATGAGCTGATATGTATATATTCCTTCACTGAAGATAAACACATTTCTTGTACTTATGTACTATGCGTGTCTCCTTATGTGGATCTTTTCTTGTTATGAGTGGTAGTTCATGATTTTGAGTGTTATGTGTTTACACTTTACAGTAAGGAATCAATTTCATCCTAATCAATATTTACACTTCTTAGTACTTCCTCTTCTGGTAGTTTCAGATTACTGAGGTGTGTTATTTTTTGCTGTCACAGTTTCTGGTGTTGGATGAGGCAGATAGAGTTATAGATTCCAATTTTGAGGAGGACCTGAAGGTGATATTTGATTGTTTACCAAAGAAGCGGcaaacatttttgttttctgcaaCAATGTCAGAAAATCTGCGGTCTTTGCTTGAGCTTTCGGGCGACAACTCATACTTCTTTGAGGCATATGAAGGGTTCAAGACTGTTGAAACCCTAAAGCAGAAGTATATTCATATACCTCCTGATGGAAAAGAGCTCCATCTCATGTATCTCCTGTCAAAAATGAAGGAAGACAATATACGTTCGGCCATCGTATTTGTTTCAACTTGCAGGCATGCTCCCCTTAACAATATCTAGTGATTGTCATACATCTATTATGTTGCATAGGGTCATAGTACCTTTTTTATCTTGttttgattattatttttataacCACCTTCTGCAATTGCCAAGTCCTGTATGCAGAAGTTCTTTACTCCTGAGTGGTTTAGATGATTCTGATGGAATGCTAAGTGTTATTCATGCATGATATTTATATAACCCTCTTTAAAGTTCAATGTTTTCTTCAGATGTGTCTTAAGTTACTTCTATTTTTACATAGGACATGCCAATATTTGGACTTTCTGTTGGAAGAGCTTGGTCGATCTGCTGTTTCATTGCACTCTCATAAGGCTCAATCACGAAGACTTTCAGCATTGCATCGTTTTAAATCTGGTCAGGTGCCTGTTTTGATCGCAACTGATGTGGCCAGCCGTGGGTTGGATATCCAAACTGTTGATCTTGTTATCAACTATGACATTCCAAGGTTTCTTGCATAGCTTTATATTCAATTGTAAGTGTTCCTTGTCAATACATTTGAGGAACTTAATACCTGACTAGTGCTTCTGATTACTCACTTTAGGTTTCCGAGGGATTATATCCATAGGGTGGGACGAACTGCAAGAGCTACTAGGGGAGGGCTTTCTATAAGCTTTGTGACCCAGGTTTGTTGAATGCTCAAGTTTAGATGATATTTTTTCATTGCCAAATTATCCTTCCCCCCTTATATCTGAAAGAAAACTCCAACTTGGACTCCAGAAGAGAAAAAGTGTATAGCTAAAGGTATGTTTGTTGGTGGCCAAAAATTACCCCACCAGTTTCTAGCCATGAACAAAAGTTAGGCTCTTGCTTTGATGATTGACAAAATTTTGGTATGCTCATGCTCCTTAGGTAAGCCTAGTAAATTTTCCGTGCCTACACTGGCACTCTGGGGGCAAAGAAAACGTTACCAAGATATTATTGGCTAGCCAAAGTGTTGCAGGGTTAGCTTGGGCTCAAACCATAGTCTTTTCCTTGTGTCAACTCTCAAACTGTCAACATTGATGAGTGACACATGACCAAGCAGTTGCAATTTGATAGGTAGGTTTTGATATGTATTGGTAAAATATTATGGAGGAACTAAGAGATTTCCTTACAAACATTTGGAAACTTGAAACTATGTTTAAGTAACTTGAAATTATGAAATATTTAAATTTCAGAAGTAGCACTAACCACCAAGCATGCGCATTTGTCAGAAAACATACTTTGCA
This is a stretch of genomic DNA from Brachypodium distachyon strain Bd21 chromosome 1, Brachypodium_distachyon_v3.0, whole genome shotgun sequence. It encodes these proteins:
- the LOC100829879 gene encoding DEAD-box ATP-dependent RNA helicase 36, with the protein product MEVDGEARPFLVFSKPKSNRRAEPQAQVQAQPKPARPDPAPAPAAETDSSSGSDSDSEPTPTENGEPCQADAAAPASFADLGLSEWLVDVCSSLGMRRPTDVQRRCIPRALAGENVLGIAETGSGKTAAFALPILHRLGEDPFGVAALVVTPTRELAAQLAEQFRALGSPLGLRCLAAIGGFDSLAQAKGLSRRPHVVVATPGRIATLINNDPDLAKVFARTKFLVLDEADRVIDSNFEEDLKVIFDCLPKKRQTFLFSATMSENLRSLLELSGDNSYFFEAYEGFKTVETLKQKYIHIPPDGKELHLMYLLSKMKEDNIRSAIVFVSTCRTCQYLDFLLEELGRSAVSLHSHKAQSRRLSALHRFKSGQVPVLIATDVASRGLDIQTVDLVINYDIPRFPRDYIHRVGRTARATRGGLSISFVTQRDICLLHEVEDDVGKRFDAYECDDKEVTKDITKVFKARRLANMRMADEGHEDKVQDRKDQKKRDQARKRKHEE